The Leadbettera azotonutricia ZAS-9 genome has a window encoding:
- a CDS encoding ABC transporter substrate-binding protein — protein sequence MKKLKSILFPVLTVLLVTALALTGCQKKADGAAGGTASSANVQMIEGANVPRNETIILENPGGRANPPDYFNRWNGWNTSFMGGLQQLGLDSLWFIDPDAGIDGVWENALASEHPIYNKDFTEMTIKLREGIYWSDGVQFTADDLIYTIEIQMKNPGMDYTSRFNAYVDRIQKISDFEVKIFLKQPNSRFHANFLVRWNACFMMPKHIFEKVEDVTTYKFNPPVTLGPYTLKDFDPQGNWYLWEKRPDYQRTTLARMGDVGAAPKYAMYINGGTSDVKVMSAQAHQLDVIHDMAVEGVIRLTKANKSFKTWFPGFPWGHPDPTLVACILNLEKPGLNNKDVRWALALALDINRLAIASYRGAMTISPIPVPPTGMYPEYYHTPLQQWLSDYTLDLGDGTTFKPYNSNAAVEIAAKARDDLGDIVPTDPTAIKRYMGEGWWKYDVNAAAKLMQKAGLRKNSRGVWEFNDGKPFKMVFMGQTDNEPSQNRAAAMVVECWKEFGIDITLDVRSDFGTLAGTGDFDGEFYWNIETWGGHPDLSFFLDSFHSNQYRGIGENAARNVSRWKNKRMDEIIEACQKLDMDDPQVVEYGKEWIKLAVDEMFEIAVCSYNVFTVMDDTYWTGYPSIDDPYTDPVPNWTNSRYMFAKLRSTGK from the coding sequence ATGAAAAAACTAAAAAGCATCCTGTTTCCTGTGCTGACCGTACTGTTGGTTACGGCTCTGGCGCTGACAGGCTGTCAAAAAAAGGCGGATGGAGCCGCCGGAGGAACGGCAAGTTCTGCCAACGTTCAGATGATTGAAGGCGCCAATGTCCCGCGCAATGAAACAATCATTCTGGAAAATCCGGGCGGACGGGCAAATCCCCCGGATTACTTTAACCGCTGGAATGGCTGGAACACCAGTTTTATGGGCGGCCTGCAGCAGCTCGGCCTTGATTCCCTTTGGTTTATAGATCCGGATGCCGGTATTGACGGTGTATGGGAAAATGCTCTTGCCTCAGAACATCCTATTTACAACAAAGATTTTACCGAGATGACGATTAAACTTCGGGAAGGTATTTATTGGAGCGACGGTGTTCAGTTTACCGCCGATGATCTGATTTATACGATTGAAATCCAGATGAAAAATCCGGGTATGGACTATACCAGCCGCTTCAACGCCTATGTGGATCGTATTCAAAAGATCAGTGACTTTGAAGTAAAGATATTTCTTAAACAGCCGAATTCACGCTTCCATGCAAACTTTCTTGTGCGCTGGAATGCATGTTTTATGATGCCTAAGCATATCTTCGAAAAAGTTGAAGATGTCACTACCTATAAATTTAATCCCCCTGTAACTCTGGGCCCGTATACGCTTAAAGATTTCGATCCCCAGGGCAACTGGTACTTGTGGGAAAAACGTCCTGACTACCAGCGGACTACTTTGGCGCGCATGGGGGATGTAGGCGCTGCGCCGAAGTATGCAATGTATATTAACGGTGGTACCAGCGATGTCAAAGTTATGAGCGCGCAAGCCCATCAGCTTGACGTGATTCACGATATGGCGGTTGAAGGCGTTATCAGGCTGACGAAAGCAAACAAATCTTTCAAGACATGGTTCCCCGGTTTCCCCTGGGGGCATCCGGATCCGACACTTGTTGCCTGTATTCTCAATCTTGAGAAGCCCGGTCTTAATAATAAAGATGTCCGTTGGGCCCTTGCTTTGGCCCTTGACATTAACCGGCTTGCAATTGCCTCTTACCGCGGCGCCATGACGATCTCTCCGATCCCTGTACCGCCTACCGGTATGTACCCTGAATATTATCATACCCCATTACAACAGTGGCTCTCTGATTATACCCTCGATCTCGGAGATGGCACGACCTTCAAGCCTTATAATTCCAATGCAGCCGTAGAGATTGCTGCAAAAGCCAGGGACGATTTAGGCGATATAGTTCCGACCGATCCTACGGCGATCAAACGCTACATGGGCGAAGGCTGGTGGAAGTATGATGTTAATGCCGCCGCAAAGCTTATGCAGAAAGCAGGACTTCGCAAGAATTCCCGGGGCGTATGGGAATTCAACGATGGTAAACCCTTCAAGATGGTATTCATGGGCCAGACCGATAACGAACCGAGCCAGAACCGCGCCGCTGCAATGGTTGTTGAATGCTGGAAAGAATTTGGTATTGATATCACCCTCGATGTACGTAGTGACTTTGGTACTCTGGCAGGCACGGGTGATTTTGACGGCGAGTTCTACTGGAACATTGAAACATGGGGCGGCCATCCTGACCTGTCCTTCTTCCTTGACTCATTCCATTCCAATCAGTATAGGGGCATTGGTGAAAATGCCGCCCGCAATGTCAGCCGGTGGAAGAACAAGAGAATGGACGAAATCATCGAAGCTTGTCAGAAACTCGACATGGATGATCCCCAGGTTGTTGAATATGGCAAGGAATGGATAAAACTTGCCGTAGACGAGATGTTTGAAATCGCAGTGTGCTCTTACAACGTGTTCACCGTAATGGATGATACATATTGGACAGGTTATCCGAGTATAGACGATCCTTATACCGATCCTGTGCCAAACTGGACGAACTCCCGTTACATGTTTGCAAAACTCAGGTCAACAGGAAAATGA